The sequence CCGCCCATCAATGCTAATAGAAGGTTCATAACTATAACCATTAGACTCACTTCCATTAATAGCAACACTAACACAGATCGTGGTGTTATTGGCCGCTGCAACACTCCCACAAAAAGCCAATGCAAAAATAAATGCAAATGATAGTAATATGACTTTTTTCAGGATTTCCACACCCTTATACAAAATATCAGTGAAATTTTAAATTTATTTTCACATAGTTAGGAATTTATGATTATTATAGGAATTTTAAACATTTATTTACACTCTAATTTACTATACATGATTTTATTATATTACTATAATACAAAAATCTAATTATTAATCTATATAAACATTACTATTTTAATTTAAAGAGAATTTCGAGTAACCATGTTTGATCTTTGGGTCTTTTAAATTTTCAGGTCTTATTAAATTTTTGAGGGATTAAATTCTTTATTTAATCTGTTTAAATCAATATATAGAAACAAAAAGAAAAAAATATCAAAAATAAAACTCAAAAAACACCGGTTTCAAAAACTTAAAAAAATCAACTCAAAAATAAGGTAAATAGAAATTCTCTTTTATTTACAGTATAGGACTTAATAGTTTTAACTATAGAAAACCAAAAAAGAGAATTATCCCCATTATTCATCAAAACAAAAACTCAAATTAGAAAATTAATCCAAAAATACTTTATTTACTACTCTAAATCACTATCATTCGCCAGAGAATGATTAAAAAATTCATTCCAAAAGTTAAAAAAGTTTAGCGATTAACTATAATCAAATATAACCTCATTCAATGAAAGAAGGAATATTTAAGGTTAAATGGAACCACAACATGCATCTAACATGTGAAAAATCTCTCAAAAATCCATGGGATTTATTGGAGCCGTCGAACACGAAGCCGCCGAACACGAAGTGTTCGAGGCATCAAATTCAAAGAATTTGAAAGTGTTCGGGCCGTCAAAATCGAAGATTTTGACAGTGTTTGTGGCGTCGAAATCGAGATTTCGAATGCGCAAAAATAAAATTTTTGTTAGCTTCGATTTTTCAACAACCCTTAATTTTACACTCTCTTCTGTGGAATGATTTTAAAAAATAATTTTATTTTATTAAATGCTTATTTTTTCCAGGAACTATCAGGTTGCTGGCTGCTGGAAGCACCCGTTAAATTTTCTGGCGGTGAGTTGCTTTCTTGAAAATTAGAAGCTGCTTTAAATATATAAGTTTTGGAAATTAAAATATTATCATGGATATTAGCATTATTTTGAAATTTCTGATTTCTTTTGCAATAGGGGCATTAATTGGCATTGAAAGAGAGCGTAAACAGTTTCAGGTAAAGGAATTTGCAGGGATAAGGACTTTTATGCTTATTGCAGTACTTGGAACTTCATCCGCTTTTTTATCCATATTCTATCCTTATTTTATAATTATAGCATTTTTAGGTTTTGCTGCAATGGTAGGTTTAAGTTATGTTATGACTAACAAGAAAAATGGAGATATTGGAATCACTACAGAGGTTACTGCACTTCTTACGTTTATCTTAGGTGCTCTGTGTTTTACTGATGAAGGCTTACGCATTGTTCCAGTACTTGCAATCATAATAACAACATTACTTGCAGTTAAACCACATTTACACACGTTTGCAAGGAAAATAAGCCAGAATGAAATTATAAACACGTTGAAATTCCTTATAATTGCATTTGTAATACTTCCCCTACTTCCAGACCAGGCTTTTGGGCCCTTTTATGTTTTTAATCCCTATCAAATCTGGTTGATAGTTGTATTTATTTCTGGAATAAGCTTTGCAGGATACATATTGATGAAATTCATGGGGGCTGAAAAGGGAATTAATGTAACTGGAATTATAGGTGGTCTTGTATCAAGTACAGCTGTTACAGCTGCAATGGCTGCAAGAGTTAAAGAGTCAGATCTTATAATAAGGGCAGCAGTGTTTGCTACAGTGGTTGCAAGTTCAATGATGTTTCTAAGAGTTCTATTTGTAGTAGCAGTGATAAATCCTAACTTAATAAGCACTCTTGCAGCCCCAATGCTTAGTATGGGGATAGTAGGTATTATATTGAGCTTTTTAGCCTGGAAAACCACTAAAATCAGAGATTTTAGCGGAGATCTCAAACTTAAAAACCCTTTTTCACTTAGACCAGCGCTAATATTTGGATTGTTGTTTACAGGTATTTTATTTGCCTCTAAGATTGCAGAAATTTATTTTGGAGATGCCGGAGTTTATATTGCAAGTATTATATCAGGAATAGCTGATGTTGATGCTATAACCATAAGCATGGCACTTCTTGCAGGAGATAATATCATCACTCCTGATGTTGCAGTAACTGCCATAACCCTTGCTGCAATTTCAAATACCATTATTAAGTTTCTAATCGCCATGTTTTTGGGAACAAGAAAATTTGGATACATGATAGGTATGATATTTGCTTTTATAATTTTTGCAGGATTATTAGCAATCTTTTTTGTCTGAAAAGTTTTTAAACATTGTCCATTACAGATACTGCATTTAGAAATTCTCACCTTATCTTTGATAAAAACTTAAATAGCGTAAACTTTAAAATCAGTTACATTATTCACAGGTGATAAGATGCGAATACTTTTGATTCATTCTGATTATTTAAAGTATAAAACTAAATCAAAAACAAAAATAGCAGAAGAAATTGGAGAAGAAAAGAAAGGCGGGGAATTTGAAAATGCCTTAGTAGTTTTCACAGCAGTAGAAAAGGAAGATGAGCAGAATGCTTCTGAAGTTGTTGAAAATGCAGTTTCTGAAATAATTAATGTTTCAAGCCAGATAAAACCTGATAATGTGATAATATATCCCTATGCTCATTTAAGTTCATCTTTAGGTTCTCCTAAGTTTGCAAAGAAAATATTAAAGAGTATGGAATTAAGCTTAAAAGAAAAGGATGTTAATGTTTCCAGAGTTCCATTTGGATGGTATAAATCATTTGAAATATCATGTAAAGGGCATCCATTATCTGAACTTTCAAGAACCATAACTGTAAAACCTGAAGCAGCGGAAAAAGCAGAAGAAGAGCCATCAAAATGGTATATTTTGACTGAAGGAGAAATACATGATCCAGAAGAATTTGAATATGAAAATAAAGATCTCCAGAAGCTTGTTTTGTATGAACTTGGTAAGATGGAGTCTTCTGGAGAGGAACCACCACACGTAAGGCTTATGCGTGAGAAAAATATTGCAGATTACGAGTCATCGGCGGATGTAGGTCATCTTCGCTGGTATCCGAAGGGAAGACTGATTCGTGATCTTCTCTCAGATTATGTTTATAACCTGGTAACTGAATATGGAGCCATGCCTGTTGAGACTCCTGTAATGTACGACCTATCAGATGATGCTATAAGAGTACATGCAGAAAAATTTGGAGAAAGACAGTACAGAATGGGTGTTAAAAAAGATCTAATGCTAAGATATGCCTGCTGCTTTGGAGCATTTAGAGTGCTTTCAGATTCATTTTTAACCTGGAAAAATCTTCCTGTGGGGATCTATGAGCTTTCAACCTACAGTTTCAGGCTTGAGAAGAAGGGAGAGGTTGTAGGACTTAAAAGACTTCGAGGATTTACAATGCCTGATCTGCACACTGTATGCAGGGATATCCCTCAATCACTGGAAGAATTTGAAAAACAAATTTCTATGTGCGCAAAGACAGGAGAAGACTTTAATATAAATTATGAAGTAATATTCAGGGCTACATCAGACTTCTTTGAAGAAAATAAAGAGTGGATGTTTAAGGTAGCAGAAAAAATTGGAAAACCGGTTCTTCTTGAGATCCTGTCCAGTCGTAAGCATTACTGGATCTGTAAAATGGATTTTGCAGCCATAGATTACCTTGGAAGGCCTATAGAAAATCCTACAATCCAGATAGATGTTGAAAGTGGGGAAAGATTTGGTATAACTTATGTAAATGAGGAGGAAAAGGAAGAATATCCGATAATCATTCACTGCAGCCCCACAGGAAGTATAGAAAGAGTTATATGCAGCTTACTTGAAAAAACTGCGGTTGAAATTGATGAAAATCCACCAATGTTTCCTACATGGCTTTCACCAACCCAGGTGAGATTAATTCCAATTGCAGAAAGGCATGTGGACTTTGCTTTATCTCTTGCCGAGGATTTTAAGGTTAATAATATGCGGGTCGACGTGGATGAAAGGCATGAGACTGTGGGTAAGAAAATAAGAAATGCTGGGAAAGAATGGATACCTTATACCATTGTGATTGGAGATAAAGAACTTGAAAGCCGTCGAACACGTAGTGTTCGGGCATTCAAAACCGAAGGTTTTGAAAGTGATAAATTAACTGTAAACGTCCGTAAAACCAATGAAAAAGTTTTAATGGATAAAGAGGGGTTAATCAGTAAAATTCAAGCTGAAGTAGAAGACATGCCTTTTAGACAGCTTCCACTGCCTATAAAATTATCTAAAAGGGTTAATTTCTAACCATTATCATCTGACTTCTTTTTGCACCGTGATAGAAATAATTTTATACTTTAAGATAAACATTTAATAGGTGTTTTAAAAAGGAAGGTGATGAGATGCATGAAGAAAAAGATTGTGAATGCCACAGCGAAAGATGACATCATGGAAGACATCACTGGTATCATCACAGGGGCTACACTTCAATTGTTAAAAGAGTAGAAAAGGATGTTTTAGTTCCAGAAGTTCTTTTGGAGGTTGCTGATATTAAGGAGGGGAATTTTCTAGAAATTAGTGTAAGAAAAGTCAGAAAACACAAAGATCATCACGAAGGAGAATAAACCTGATTTTTTAAAAAAGCTATTGCTTCAGATAACTTCAAAAAGTGGATTTAAATTCACTTAATTTATTCAGTCAGTTTAAACAGTGAAAAATAGACATGTATAGTATTTTGGGGAGCTAAATTGAGTTTAAAAGGCATTGAAAACAGATTTCCTTATTTAGGTGTTTCCACATTTTACAAATTCAAACATACAAAAAAATTAAAAAATGTGGATGCTGCACTTGCAGGTGTTCCATTCGATCAGGGCACTACAAACAGGCCAGGAGCACGTTACGGGCCTCGCGCAATCCGTATAGCATCTCAAAATTACGGTATTTACTATCATTTTGAAAAAGGCGCCTTTGATCTGGAAACCCAGAAACACATTCTTCAGGGGGTGAACTTCATAGATTACGGTGACGTGCCCATCTTACCAGTTCATATGGAGTCAAATATGCAAATGATTTATGACACCTTTAAAAATATCATAGATAATGGTGTTTTTCCTGTAGCTTTCGGTGGGGATCACTCAATTACTTTCCCTATAGTTGAGGCGTTTGATGTTCCCATGGACATAGTCCATCTGGATGCGCATCTTGATTTTCTGGATAATGTGGCCAATGTGAAATTTTCCCATGCAAACCCCATAAAGCGAGTTTCTGAACTTGAAAATGTGGAAAATATTACTCAAATTGGTATACGAGGATTTGCAGACAGCAAATTAAATTATGAAGAAGCAATTAAATATGGATCACAAATAATAACTGCAGCAGATGTTTTTAAAAGAGGAGTTGACACTGTTTTAGATGAAATCCCCTCATCACGAAACATATACGTGACTCTGGATATTGATGTCCTGGATCCTTCAATAGCTCCTGGAACAGGCACTCCAGAGCCAGGAGGTCTAAATTACTTCCAGGTGAGAGAACTGCTTACAGGACTAACCCAAAAAGGCAATATCATTGGTTTTGACCTTGTGGAAGTTAATCCTTTGTTTGACCCAGCAGATGTGACTTCTCAACTTGCAGCAAGGATTGCATTTGATTTTTTAGGATCCATTTTCATTTAATTTTATTAACACAGGCTAAGTACCTGTGCCATATAGAAAATTTATTGTAAAAAACCTATAAATAATAGTAACGATATTATGAAGACAAGATTTAAAATTGAGCCACATGAGTACAGGGGTCCCTTTGACCTTGATTTAACCATTAACAGTGGCCAGACTTCTCAACCTGCATGGGGTAAGAATGGCAAATACTTTCAGGAATTAATTAATGTGGATAACAAAGTATGTCTAATTAAAATCGCCCATAAATCTAATTCAGATGAACCAATAGATGTAATCGCTGAATTTCCAGAAAAAATAGATAAAGAACTTATTAAATCTGAAATAATGGAAATATTTGGATTAAATGATGATCTTACAAAGCTGTACGATTTTTTAAAGAATGATCCCAAACTTGAGCCTGCCATTCATTTTTGCAAAGGATTACGTCTTTTTAAGGCAAACAATATTTTTGAATCGGTTGTCTGCTCTATAACATCTGCCCACAATTCCATCAGACAATGGAATAGAGCAGTTCGTCTTTTAAAGGAGAAATGGGGAAATAAATATGAATTATCAGAGGGGACATTCTATTCCTTTCCATCTTCGCAGGTACTTGCAAATGCTCCTGAAAGCGAATTTGACGAGGAAAAATGCGATCCAGAACTTCTTAAAAACAGACATATATGGAAAGACCTTAGAAGCTGTCGTGTGGGTTACAGGGCCAAATACATAATCCAGGCATCAAAGATGGTTCAAAATGAAATTGACCTGGGAAAAATCAGAAATATGGATTACAAAACTGCTTTTAACACTATTTTAAAGATTCCTGGAGTTGGGCCAAAAGTAGGCGACTGTATTCTCCTTTATGGCTATGGCTTTGGAAAAGCGTTTCCAGTTGATATCTGGATAAGTAGAATTGTTTCTAAGCTTTATTTCAATTCACAAAGTGTTTCAAATTCTAAAACAAGGGCTTTTGGAATAGAAAAGTTTGGAAACTATGCAGGATATGCGCAGCTCTATTTATTCCATTATGCACGTAAATCAGGGCTTATGGATGAATTAAAGCCTAAAAAAAGGTTTAAAATGTTCAAACACGTTTAATTAAGGTTAATACATTCTTTCCACCTTAAAATCAGGATTAACATTATATTTTTCTTAAATGCCTGATTAAACCGGGAATTGTTCATATCAATAAGCCATAGATAGCGATTGACGGAACCAGACATTCAACTGACCATTATATGGGATGACCGAGGTAAATGTAAATTTTCTTGGTATTTAAGGTTCGTGGGAAGTTTGCAATAATTTTTATGTAGATTTTTCAACGTTTTTCCTTAG comes from Methanobacterium sp. and encodes:
- a CDS encoding DUF4010 domain-containing protein codes for the protein MDISIILKFLISFAIGALIGIERERKQFQVKEFAGIRTFMLIAVLGTSSAFLSIFYPYFIIIAFLGFAAMVGLSYVMTNKKNGDIGITTEVTALLTFILGALCFTDEGLRIVPVLAIIITTLLAVKPHLHTFARKISQNEIINTLKFLIIAFVILPLLPDQAFGPFYVFNPYQIWLIVVFISGISFAGYILMKFMGAEKGINVTGIIGGLVSSTAVTAAMAARVKESDLIIRAAVFATVVASSMMFLRVLFVVAVINPNLISTLAAPMLSMGIVGIILSFLAWKTTKIRDFSGDLKLKNPFSLRPALIFGLLFTGILFASKIAEIYFGDAGVYIASIISGIADVDAITISMALLAGDNIITPDVAVTAITLAAISNTIIKFLIAMFLGTRKFGYMIGMIFAFIIFAGLLAIFFV
- a CDS encoding threonine--tRNA ligase — protein: MRILLIHSDYLKYKTKSKTKIAEEIGEEKKGGEFENALVVFTAVEKEDEQNASEVVENAVSEIINVSSQIKPDNVIIYPYAHLSSSLGSPKFAKKILKSMELSLKEKDVNVSRVPFGWYKSFEISCKGHPLSELSRTITVKPEAAEKAEEEPSKWYILTEGEIHDPEEFEYENKDLQKLVLYELGKMESSGEEPPHVRLMREKNIADYESSADVGHLRWYPKGRLIRDLLSDYVYNLVTEYGAMPVETPVMYDLSDDAIRVHAEKFGERQYRMGVKKDLMLRYACCFGAFRVLSDSFLTWKNLPVGIYELSTYSFRLEKKGEVVGLKRLRGFTMPDLHTVCRDIPQSLEEFEKQISMCAKTGEDFNINYEVIFRATSDFFEENKEWMFKVAEKIGKPVLLEILSSRKHYWICKMDFAAIDYLGRPIENPTIQIDVESGERFGITYVNEEEKEEYPIIIHCSPTGSIERVICSLLEKTAVEIDENPPMFPTWLSPTQVRLIPIAERHVDFALSLAEDFKVNNMRVDVDERHETVGKKIRNAGKEWIPYTIVIGDKELESRRTRSVRAFKTEGFESDKLTVNVRKTNEKVLMDKEGLISKIQAEVEDMPFRQLPLPIKLSKRVNF
- the speB gene encoding agmatinase, with amino-acid sequence MSLKGIENRFPYLGVSTFYKFKHTKKLKNVDAALAGVPFDQGTTNRPGARYGPRAIRIASQNYGIYYHFEKGAFDLETQKHILQGVNFIDYGDVPILPVHMESNMQMIYDTFKNIIDNGVFPVAFGGDHSITFPIVEAFDVPMDIVHLDAHLDFLDNVANVKFSHANPIKRVSELENVENITQIGIRGFADSKLNYEEAIKYGSQIITAADVFKRGVDTVLDEIPSSRNIYVTLDIDVLDPSIAPGTGTPEPGGLNYFQVRELLTGLTQKGNIIGFDLVEVNPLFDPADVTSQLAARIAFDFLGSIFI
- a CDS encoding DNA glycosylase → MKTRFKIEPHEYRGPFDLDLTINSGQTSQPAWGKNGKYFQELINVDNKVCLIKIAHKSNSDEPIDVIAEFPEKIDKELIKSEIMEIFGLNDDLTKLYDFLKNDPKLEPAIHFCKGLRLFKANNIFESVVCSITSAHNSIRQWNRAVRLLKEKWGNKYELSEGTFYSFPSSQVLANAPESEFDEEKCDPELLKNRHIWKDLRSCRVGYRAKYIIQASKMVQNEIDLGKIRNMDYKTAFNTILKIPGVGPKVGDCILLYGYGFGKAFPVDIWISRIVSKLYFNSQSVSNSKTRAFGIEKFGNYAGYAQLYLFHYARKSGLMDELKPKKRFKMFKHV